One window of the Pelosinus sp. IPA-1 genome contains the following:
- a CDS encoding Cof-type HAD-IIB family hydrolase, translating to MTIRLVAVDMDDTLLDKTLQVSPRTCEAITKAQEQGVLVTIATGRMFSSAVPFAKKLNMKTPIITYNGGMVRSAFTKEMVFHKTIASSVANKVVALFRERGWYLQSYMNDELFVVERCEKAKSYERLSGIQAIPLGEEFYTMQHEPTKMLAMAEPHEIQEIQKVINREFAGEVFTATSKSNYLELTHPSVNKGHALELLAKTLGIKQEEVMAIGDSNNDYPMIEYAGFGVAMGNASDRVKAVAQAVTTHNNEHGVAEAIEKYVLK from the coding sequence ATGACAATTCGATTAGTAGCAGTAGATATGGATGATACGCTATTAGATAAAACATTACAAGTATCGCCACGGACCTGTGAAGCCATTACCAAAGCCCAAGAACAAGGGGTTTTGGTAACCATCGCTACAGGTAGAATGTTTAGTTCGGCGGTGCCATTTGCCAAGAAATTGAATATGAAAACACCCATTATTACTTATAATGGTGGTATGGTTCGCTCAGCCTTTACGAAAGAGATGGTATTTCATAAGACGATTGCATCCAGTGTGGCTAATAAAGTAGTAGCCTTATTCCGTGAACGGGGTTGGTATCTACAATCCTATATGAATGATGAACTGTTTGTGGTGGAGCGTTGTGAGAAGGCAAAGTCTTATGAAAGATTATCTGGTATTCAGGCAATTCCTCTGGGAGAGGAATTCTATACTATGCAACATGAGCCGACGAAGATGCTTGCCATGGCGGAACCTCATGAAATTCAAGAAATTCAAAAGGTTATTAATCGAGAATTTGCAGGAGAGGTATTTACGGCTACTTCTAAGTCAAACTACTTGGAACTGACCCATCCTAGTGTTAATAAGGGACACGCCTTAGAACTTCTTGCAAAAACGCTAGGTATTAAACAAGAAGAAGTCATGGCGATTGGTGATTCAAATAATGACTATCCTATGATTGAATATGCAGGATTTGGTGTAGCTATGGGAAATGCATCCGACCGGGTAAAAGCCGTCGCCCAAGCTGTAACAACTCACAATAACGAACATGGTGTGGCAGAAGCAATTGAAAAATATGTATTGAAGTAG
- a CDS encoding phage holin family protein yields the protein MCGFLLRMILNGVLLFLLIVELPGVFVDTLGGALLGAAIIGIANGAVRPLLALKDKPLNWVTLGGLTFFMNILTPFMVIKTLPGFQIYSMIAPVTSVCLMTVCSCTLSRVIKDR from the coding sequence GTGTGCGGTTTTCTGCTGCGTATGATTCTTAATGGCGTCTTATTGTTTTTACTTATTGTAGAACTACCAGGAGTTTTTGTTGATACGTTAGGTGGTGCTTTACTTGGAGCCGCAATTATTGGCATAGCAAATGGAGCAGTAAGGCCATTGTTAGCCTTGAAGGATAAGCCTTTAAACTGGGTTACCCTAGGTGGATTGACCTTTTTTATGAATATATTGACGCCATTTATGGTGATTAAAACTTTGCCGGGATTTCAAATTTATAGTATGATTGCCCCTGTAACCAGCGTATGCTTGATGACGGTTTGCAGTTGTACTTTGTCAAGAGTGATAAAGGATCGATAA